TGAAATGGCTCTCGCGGACGGTCTGATCCTTGCTGTCGCGGATCGATCGAACCGCGACACCGGTGGCTTCGAACTGCCGATCGACCCAGCCGAGTTGGTGGGCGATCGACAGGGGCGTGGGGGCCGGGCAACGGGTGTACCAGACGGAATTGAGTGATGACATCGCGAGGCTCCTAGCTGCGGCCGACAACGGCAAGGCGGGGTTGTTGATGGGTGCGAACCGGCACCGGCTCCAGCGGCAGCGCCGGGGCAGCGGCGTGCCGGCTGAGTGCCGCCTTGGCGAGCATCGTGCGGATCAGGTTGTTCTGCGGCGCATGGGCCTTGCCGGACAGCGCATCGCGGTGGTGACGCTCCAGCGGGTTGTCGCGGCTGATGCCGGGATTGCCGCCGAGTTCCAGTGCAAGCGTGGTTGCGGCGATCGCATTCTCGATGACGGTGTGCTTGACCGCCGCCGCATCCGGGCCGAATGGCCGACCGGCGTCGAAATCCTCGGCAATAGACCGGAGCAGCCGGCGATTGACCGTCAGCAGGACCTCGATCTGGCCGAGCCCGTCCTGGATGCGCGGCACGGTGGAGAGCGGTGCGCCGAGGCTTGTGGGTGCCCGCGTGGTGGTGAACTCGATCAGCCAGTCGCGGGCGCCGCGCGCAGCACCGTCGTAGATCGCTGGCACAAGGCTGAAGTACCAGGCGCCCATGCGTTCGTCGCGTTTCAGGCCTTCGCTCGCGGGCGCTATATCAAGCACATCCTCCACCGGAACGGCGACGTCGTCGAGGATCAGATCGTCGCTGTTGGTGGCGCGCATGCCGGTGGCGTTCCAGGTCTTTTCGACGCGAATGCCGTCGGCGGACGTCGGCACGAGAAACGACCCGAGGCGCGGCACCGGCTCGTCGGTAACGGCGAGCACGGCGACCCAACGCAACAGCGGAATGCCAGTCGCATAGGTCTTGTGGCCAGTAATCCGCCAGTGATCGCCGACCCGGCGCGCGATGGTCTCCGGTAAAG
Above is a genomic segment from Ensifer canadensis containing:
- a CDS encoding acyl-CoA dehydrogenase family protein, translating into MTAATEIELAIERAEDLGKRFALTARHYDETGEFPFANFDALHEAGLLGLVTATEQGGLGGGLTEALSVVSAIARGEPSTALVLSMHYNQHYSLRTSGKWPEHLVERVIKANREGVALINAAQVEPRVGSPSHGSLPETIARRVGDHWRITGHKTYATGIPLLRWVAVLAVTDEPVPRLGSFLVPTSADGIRVEKTWNATGMRATNSDDLILDDVAVPVEDVLDIAPASEGLKRDERMGAWYFSLVPAIYDGAARGARDWLIEFTTTRAPTSLGAPLSTVPRIQDGLGQIEVLLTVNRRLLRSIAEDFDAGRPFGPDAAAVKHTVIENAIAATTLALELGGNPGISRDNPLERHHRDALSGKAHAPQNNLIRTMLAKAALSRHAAAPALPLEPVPVRTHQQPRLAVVGRS